In one window of Hyphomicrobiales bacterium DNA:
- a CDS encoding DUF2628 domain-containing protein, translating into MKTFTVYEPTGNGRDAMARAESFVLVSEGFSWFAFLLAPVWAIANRAWLVLVGVIAAAIGIELLLQAIGVAEWARGFAGLLVSLLIGLEAPNLLRWTLERKGYREAGMVSGADRALCELQFLEAWAAGLERGGAGREDGPQVFRGGHASVTIQGSGVAG; encoded by the coding sequence GCCGACCGGCAACGGGCGCGACGCCATGGCGCGGGCCGAGTCCTTCGTGCTGGTGAGCGAGGGGTTTTCCTGGTTCGCCTTCCTGCTCGCACCGGTCTGGGCGATCGCCAACCGGGCGTGGCTGGTGCTCGTCGGGGTCATCGCGGCGGCGATCGGGATCGAACTGCTGCTCCAAGCGATCGGTGTCGCCGAATGGGCGCGGGGCTTCGCCGGGCTGTTGGTCAGCCTGCTGATCGGCCTCGAGGCGCCGAACCTCTTGCGCTGGACCCTCGAGCGCAAGGGCTACCGTGAGGCCGGCATGGTCAGCGGCGCCGACCGGGCGCTGTGCGAGCTGCAGTTCCTCGAGGCCTGGGCCGCGGGGCTGGAGCGCGGGGGCGCTGGCCGGGAGGATGGTCCGCAGGTGTTCCGTGGCGGCCACGCCAGTGTGACGATCCAAGGCTCCGGGGTGGCCGGCTGA
- a CDS encoding fasciclin domain-containing protein has translation MRVVRRTFVAAAIAAAALVPFGLANAGGQKDIVDTAVGAGNFTSLVKAVQTAGLVETLKGPGPFTVFAPTDEAFAKLPANVLATLLDGNHNKELAAVLTYHVIPGKVMSADIAGKKTEAATVQGAAAMIDATDGVKIEGANVVTADIEASNGVIHVIDTVILPPAMRGSF, from the coding sequence ATGAGAGTCGTTCGGCGTACGTTCGTTGCGGCTGCGATCGCAGCTGCCGCCCTGGTGCCCTTCGGGCTCGCGAATGCGGGTGGCCAGAAGGATATCGTGGACACCGCGGTTGGTGCGGGTAATTTCACTTCGCTGGTCAAGGCGGTGCAGACCGCGGGTCTCGTCGAAACGCTCAAGGGGCCGGGGCCGTTCACGGTTTTCGCTCCGACCGATGAAGCGTTCGCCAAGCTTCCGGCCAACGTGCTCGCCACGCTGCTCGACGGCAATCACAACAAGGAGCTGGCCGCTGTCCTCACCTACCACGTCATTCCTGGTAAGGTGATGAGCGCGGACATCGCCGGCAAGAAGACCGAGGCGGCGACCGTGCAGGGCGCAGCCGCGATGATCGACGCGACGGACGGGGTGAAAATCGAGGGAGCGAATGTCGTGACCGCCGATATCGAAGCCTCGAACGGCGTCATTCACGTGATCGACACGGTGATCCTGCCGCCGGCGATGCGCGGCTCGTTCTGA
- a CDS encoding methylated-DNA--[protein]-cysteine S-methyltransferase produces MEAPDRDYERVRRAIEFLSENRLDQPELAELAGVMGLSPTQCQRLFKRWCGLSPKSFLQAITVDHARQLLEGSASLLDASLEVGLSGPGRLHDLFVEHEAMTPGDYKRRGDGLLIRYGYAPSPFGECLVMATERGLCGLAFCDEAAGEGAGPNGRVAAFEDMARRWPAARFLEDASMASAAASEVFGCAGEGREATVRIVLIGTDFEIRVWETLLRIPIGRAVTYSDIAAHVGQPTASRAVGSAVGRNPISFVVPCHRVLRRDGGLGGYHWGVTRKRALIGWERGRLEPA; encoded by the coding sequence ATGGAGGCGCCGGATCGCGACTACGAGCGCGTGCGCCGGGCGATCGAGTTTCTCAGCGAAAACAGGCTCGATCAGCCGGAGCTCGCGGAACTGGCCGGTGTCATGGGGCTTTCGCCGACGCAATGCCAACGGCTGTTCAAGCGCTGGTGCGGGCTCAGTCCGAAGTCGTTCCTGCAAGCGATCACTGTCGACCATGCGCGCCAGCTGCTCGAGGGCTCGGCGAGCCTGCTCGATGCCAGCCTCGAGGTCGGCCTTTCGGGTCCCGGGAGATTGCACGATCTTTTCGTCGAGCACGAGGCCATGACGCCGGGGGACTACAAGCGTCGCGGCGATGGACTTCTCATCCGCTACGGGTACGCTCCGTCTCCGTTCGGAGAGTGTCTGGTGATGGCGACGGAGCGCGGGCTGTGCGGGCTGGCGTTCTGCGACGAAGCGGCGGGGGAAGGCGCCGGTCCAAACGGGCGCGTTGCAGCATTCGAGGATATGGCCCGCCGCTGGCCGGCGGCGCGCTTCCTCGAGGACGCCAGCATGGCGTCGGCTGCCGCGAGCGAGGTGTTCGGATGCGCGGGCGAGGGCCGCGAGGCGACGGTGCGCATCGTGCTCATCGGCACAGACTTCGAAATCCGCGTCTGGGAGACGCTGCTGCGAATTCCGATTGGCAGGGCCGTTACCTACAGCGACATTGCCGCGCACGTCGGCCAGCCGACGGCATCGCGGGCGGTCGGGAGTGCGGTCGGGCGCAATCCGATATCCTTCGTCGTGCCTTGCCACAGGGTGCTGCGGCGGGACGGTGGGCTCGGCGGGTATCACTGGGGGGTGACGCGCAAGCGCGCCTTGATCGGCTGGGAGCGCGGTCGGCTCGAACCCGCGTGA
- a CDS encoding phosphoribosyl-ATP diphosphatase codes for MGAEVLVSLAATIKARRGEDASLSYTAKLLAAGPARCARKLGEEAVELLVAALSEDDEHVKAEAADLLYHLLVLLEARNIPLSDVLDVLAARAGTSGIAEKAARKASE; via the coding sequence ATGGGCGCCGAAGTGCTCGTCTCGCTCGCGGCAACCATCAAGGCAAGGCGGGGGGAAGATGCTTCCCTGTCCTACACCGCGAAGCTGCTCGCGGCCGGGCCCGCGCGCTGTGCCAGGAAACTCGGCGAGGAGGCCGTGGAATTGCTCGTGGCGGCGCTCAGCGAGGACGACGAACACGTCAAAGCGGAAGCTGCCGATCTTTTGTATCACTTGCTCGTGCTGCTCGAGGCGCGCAATATCCCGCTCTCCGACGTGCTCGACGTGCTGGCGGCAAGGGCCGGCACCTCGGGGATCGCGGAAAAGGCGGCACGCAAGGCGAGCGAATGA
- a CDS encoding 2,3-bisphosphoglycerate-dependent phosphoglycerate mutase translates to MTATLVLVRHGQSVWNEKNLFTGWEDVDLTAKGEAEAKAAGVRLAAAGYRFDLAFTSALKRAQRTLAIILAELGQPDLRTIRSEALNERDYGELVGLNKDDARRRWGDDQVHLWRRSYDIAPPGGESLADTAERVLPYYEGTIRPELRDGRCVIVAAHGNSLRALIMALEGLSPAEIVEINLATGVPMVYRLAADGTISPRAELG, encoded by the coding sequence ATGACCGCAACGCTTGTTCTCGTCCGCCATGGCCAAAGCGTCTGGAACGAGAAGAACCTCTTTACCGGCTGGGAGGACGTCGACCTGACGGCCAAGGGCGAGGCCGAGGCCAAAGCAGCCGGCGTGCGGCTCGCCGCCGCGGGCTACCGCTTCGACCTCGCTTTCACGAGCGCCCTGAAACGGGCCCAGCGAACCCTCGCGATCATACTCGCCGAACTCGGCCAACCCGATCTCCGAACCATTCGGTCCGAGGCCCTCAACGAGCGCGACTATGGCGAGTTGGTCGGACTGAACAAGGACGATGCGCGCCGCCGCTGGGGCGACGACCAGGTTCACCTCTGGCGCCGTTCCTACGATATCGCCCCGCCCGGCGGAGAAAGCCTCGCTGATACCGCCGAGCGCGTACTGCCCTACTATGAGGGCACGATAAGGCCGGAACTGCGCGACGGGCGTTGCGTGATCGTGGCGGCCCACGGCAACTCGTTGCGCGCCCTCATCATGGCGCTCGAAGGCCTTTCGCCCGCAGAGATCGTCGAAATCAACCTCGCGACCGGCGTTCCGATGGTCTACCGCCTGGCGGCCGACGGCACGATCTCGCCGCGAGCAGAACTGGGCTAG
- a CDS encoding DUF2244 domain-containing protein, translating into MIENTLKGSTRGGQTRILLAPNRSLSRRGFLLLMTLFGVISFACGVAFALIGAWPVLGFFGLDVLIVYVAFRLNYRDGRHLELIDIGDEELSLHALGSSGGRRTWVFNPYWTRVALEPTSPVTNDLRIGSHGEWITFGRFLSEEEKVEVADLLGGLLAHRRGFRG; encoded by the coding sequence ATGATCGAGAACACGCTTAAAGGAAGCACTCGCGGCGGGCAAACGCGTATCCTGCTCGCGCCCAATCGCTCGCTGAGCCGGCGAGGCTTCCTGCTGCTCATGACCCTCTTCGGGGTGATTTCGTTCGCCTGCGGCGTGGCATTCGCGCTGATCGGGGCTTGGCCGGTGCTGGGATTCTTCGGTCTCGACGTGCTGATCGTCTACGTGGCGTTTCGTCTGAATTATCGGGACGGTCGCCATCTGGAGCTGATCGATATCGGCGACGAGGAGCTTTCGCTGCATGCGCTCGGATCATCGGGCGGGCGCAGGACCTGGGTTTTCAATCCTTATTGGACCCGCGTGGCGCTCGAGCCGACCTCGCCCGTCACGAACGACCTTCGGATCGGTTCGCACGGCGAGTGGATCACCTTCGGACGGTTTCTCAGCGAGGAGGAGAAGGTCGAGGTCGCCGACCTGCTCGGGGGATTACTCGCGCACCGACGCGGTTTCCGAGGGTGA
- a CDS encoding arginase family protein, protein MNLPTVALIYAYWPNQPFGVTWCDLPWAIRSAGLPERLTKAGHQVVESVLMVEDESPEELRAGFRLAGQIAEEVRKARAAGELPVILCGSCALAAVGGVAGLGADCGIVWLDAHPDMNTPETTTSALLEGMALAVATGTAWRAMAREHAGLEPASLGRTVLVGARDIERAEAETLLSAGVPETKEAGVVLARLAGAQQVYVHLDMDVHDALAVRSNAFAVEDGPDVATVREILTAIDGLGALAVTGLDPQAEDAERALEIAIEHIAAVAAGWRGE, encoded by the coding sequence ATGAATTTGCCGACGGTCGCCCTCATCTACGCCTACTGGCCGAACCAGCCTTTCGGTGTCACGTGGTGTGATCTGCCGTGGGCGATCCGCTCGGCCGGCTTGCCGGAGCGGCTGACCAAGGCCGGTCACCAGGTGGTCGAAAGTGTCCTCATGGTGGAGGACGAGAGCCCGGAGGAGCTGCGCGCCGGCTTTCGGTTGGCGGGCCAGATCGCGGAGGAGGTGCGCAAGGCGCGGGCGGCCGGCGAACTGCCGGTGATCCTCTGTGGCAGCTGTGCGCTGGCGGCGGTCGGTGGGGTCGCGGGGCTCGGCGCGGACTGCGGAATCGTGTGGCTCGATGCGCATCCGGACATGAATACGCCCGAGACGACCACGAGCGCGCTGCTCGAGGGCATGGCGTTGGCGGTGGCGACGGGGACGGCTTGGCGCGCGATGGCGCGCGAGCATGCCGGGCTCGAGCCCGCGAGCCTCGGGCGGACGGTGCTGGTCGGGGCGAGAGACATCGAAAGGGCCGAGGCCGAGACGTTGCTTTCGGCCGGGGTGCCGGAGACGAAGGAGGCAGGTGTGGTCCTGGCGCGGCTCGCCGGAGCGCAACAGGTCTACGTGCATCTCGACATGGACGTGCACGATGCGCTCGCCGTGCGCAGCAATGCGTTCGCGGTGGAGGATGGGCCGGATGTCGCGACCGTCCGCGAGATCCTCACGGCCATCGACGGGCTCGGCGCGCTGGCCGTGACGGGGCTCGATCCCCAGGCCGAGGATGCCGAACGGGCACTCGAGATCGCCATCGAGCATATCGCCGCCGTGGCGGCAGGCTGGAGGGGCGAATGA
- a CDS encoding 4-hydroxy-tetrahydrodipicolinate reductase: MSEMRLAVIGAAGRMGRQLIETIDAVPGARLTGAIERPGSEWIGRDAATLAGLPECGVPVTDDPLALIVDVDGIIDFTSPATSVACAGLAAQARIVHVIGTTGFSADDEKALAAAARHATIVKAGNMSLGVNLLTQLTRQVAAALGADFDIEIVEMHHRHKVDAPSGTALMLGGAAAEGRGIDLAERSVRSRDGHTGPRREGDIGFATLRGGSVVGDHTVVFAGQGERIELTHRSADRTIYARGAVKAALWGRGRGPGLFSMVDVLGL, encoded by the coding sequence ATGAGTGAGATGCGACTGGCCGTGATCGGCGCCGCGGGCCGAATGGGTCGCCAGCTCATCGAGACCATCGACGCCGTTCCGGGCGCGCGCCTCACCGGCGCCATCGAGCGCCCGGGCAGCGAATGGATCGGCCGGGACGCCGCCACCCTCGCCGGCCTGCCAGAGTGTGGCGTTCCGGTCACAGACGACCCCCTCGCCCTCATCGTCGACGTCGACGGCATCATCGACTTCACAAGTCCAGCCACCAGCGTCGCATGCGCCGGCCTCGCGGCCCAGGCCCGCATCGTCCACGTCATCGGCACCACGGGCTTTTCGGCCGATGACGAGAAGGCGCTCGCCGCCGCCGCCCGCCATGCCACCATCGTCAAGGCCGGCAACATGAGTCTTGGCGTCAACCTGCTGACCCAGCTCACCCGCCAAGTGGCCGCCGCTCTCGGTGCCGATTTCGACATCGAGATCGTCGAGATGCACCACCGCCACAAGGTCGATGCCCCGTCCGGTACCGCCCTCATGCTCGGCGGCGCCGCCGCCGAGGGGCGCGGCATCGACCTTGCCGAACGGTCCGTGCGCTCGCGTGATGGTCATACGGGACCGCGCCGCGAGGGCGACATCGGCTTTGCCACCTTGCGCGGCGGCTCCGTCGTCGGCGACCACACGGTCGTCTTTGCCGGCCAGGGCGAGCGTATCGAGCTGACGCACCGGTCGGCCGACCGGACGATTTACGCGCGCGGCGCCGTCAAGGCCGCGCTCTGGGGCCGTGGTCGCGGCCCGGGCCTGTTCTCGATGGTTGACGTTCTCGGCCTGTGA
- the hisH gene encoding imidazole glycerol phosphate synthase subunit HisH, whose translation MERVVIIDYGSGNLHSAAKAFERAARESGAAVSIEVSGRPDALARADRVVLPGVGAFGDCRAGLDAVPELIETLEARVIAGGRPFLGICVGMQLMATRGREHGEHAGLGWIGGEVVAIEPADPALKIPHMGWNTLTSLRQHPVLEGIATGPNGLNAYFVHSFHMRVAARGDVLAETDYGGPITAMVARDNLVGTQFHPEKSQRLGLALIANFLRWRV comes from the coding sequence ATGGAGCGGGTGGTCATCATCGACTACGGCTCCGGCAACCTTCATTCGGCGGCCAAGGCGTTCGAGCGGGCGGCCCGCGAGAGTGGCGCGGCGGTTTCCATCGAAGTGAGTGGACGCCCGGATGCGTTGGCGCGGGCCGACCGTGTCGTGCTGCCGGGGGTCGGGGCGTTCGGCGATTGCCGCGCCGGGCTCGATGCGGTGCCGGAATTGATCGAGACGCTGGAGGCGCGCGTCATCGCGGGCGGGCGGCCTTTCCTCGGCATTTGCGTCGGTATGCAGCTCATGGCGACGCGCGGGCGTGAACATGGCGAGCACGCCGGGCTCGGCTGGATTGGCGGCGAAGTGGTCGCGATCGAGCCGGCGGACCCGGCGCTCAAGATCCCGCACATGGGCTGGAACACGCTCACGAGCCTGCGTCAGCATCCGGTGCTCGAGGGCATCGCGACCGGGCCGAACGGGCTCAACGCCTATTTCGTGCACTCGTTCCACATGCGGGTGGCGGCGCGCGGGGACGTGCTGGCCGAGACCGATTACGGCGGGCCGATCACCGCCATGGTGGCGCGCGACAACCTCGTCGGCACCCAGTTCCACCCGGAAAAAAGCCAGCGGCTCGGGCTCGCGCTCATCGCGAACTTCCTGCGCTGGCGGGTGTGA
- the hisA gene encoding 1-(5-phosphoribosyl)-5-[(5-phosphoribosylamino)methylideneamino]imidazole-4-carboxamide isomerase, producing MRLYPAIDLKDGQCVRLRQGDMAAATVFNDDPAAQARDFEALGFSYLHIVDLNGAFAGASVNRAAVEAILATVTMPVQLGGGIRDMAGIEGWLEKGVARVILGTVAVKDPELVRQACKRFPGRVAVGIDARDGFVAVEGWAEASTLGAVELAARFADAGVAAIIYTDIARDGLLRGLNFAATATLAATTPIPVIASGGFASLADVEALLRPENAKLDGAIVGRALYDGRVDARVALRLVGERNRGNHS from the coding sequence ATGAGGCTCTATCCTGCCATAGACTTGAAAGACGGCCAATGTGTGCGCCTGCGCCAGGGCGACATGGCGGCCGCGACCGTGTTCAACGACGATCCGGCGGCGCAGGCTCGGGACTTCGAGGCGTTGGGTTTCAGCTATCTCCACATCGTCGATCTCAACGGTGCTTTCGCGGGAGCGTCCGTCAATCGGGCGGCGGTGGAGGCGATCCTCGCCACGGTGACGATGCCGGTGCAACTCGGGGGCGGCATCCGCGACATGGCCGGCATCGAGGGCTGGCTCGAGAAGGGTGTCGCGCGGGTCATCCTCGGTACCGTCGCGGTGAAGGACCCGGAATTGGTGCGTCAGGCCTGCAAGCGGTTCCCGGGGCGCGTGGCTGTCGGCATCGATGCGAGGGACGGCTTCGTTGCCGTCGAGGGGTGGGCCGAGGCGAGCACGCTCGGGGCGGTGGAGCTGGCAGCGCGTTTCGCGGATGCGGGGGTCGCCGCTATCATCTACACCGACATCGCTCGGGACGGCCTGCTCCGGGGGCTCAACTTCGCGGCGACGGCAACGCTGGCTGCCACCACGCCGATCCCGGTGATCGCCTCGGGTGGGTTCGCTTCCCTCGCCGACGTCGAAGCGCTGCTGCGTCCGGAAAACGCCAAGCTCGACGGGGCGATCGTCGGGCGCGCGCTCTATGACGGGCGCGTGGACGCGAGGGTGGCCCTGCGACTGGTGGGGGAGCGAAACCGGGGGAATCACTCATGA
- the nth gene encoding endonuclease III: MNTTRRTSKGPRRARPSRLTAAERLEMFERFRRADPEPKGELDATNPFTLLVAVVLSAQATDASVNKATAPLFAIAETPAAMLALGEERLREYIRTIGLFRTKAKNVIALSEILLREHGGKVPTEREALERLPGVGRKTANVVLNIAFGKPTIAVDTHLFRVANRTGLAPGDDPLAVERNLERLVPESHKLHCHHWLILHGRYVCTARKPRCAECLVRDLCRFDAKTAPHITPEP, from the coding sequence ATGAACACGACCCGCCGTACTTCCAAAGGCCCCCGCCGCGCCCGGCCCTCGCGGCTCACGGCGGCCGAGCGCCTCGAGATGTTCGAGCGCTTTCGCCGCGCCGATCCCGAGCCGAAGGGAGAACTCGACGCCACCAATCCGTTCACACTCCTCGTCGCCGTGGTCCTCTCGGCACAGGCCACCGACGCGAGCGTGAACAAGGCCACCGCGCCACTCTTTGCGATCGCGGAGACGCCCGCTGCCATGCTCGCCCTCGGCGAGGAGCGGCTACGCGAATACATCCGCACCATCGGTCTTTTTCGCACCAAGGCGAAGAATGTGATCGCGCTGTCCGAAATCCTGCTGCGTGAACACGGCGGAAAGGTGCCGACAGAGCGCGAGGCCCTCGAGCGCCTCCCCGGTGTCGGCCGCAAGACTGCCAATGTGGTCCTGAACATCGCCTTCGGCAAGCCGACGATCGCCGTCGACACCCATCTCTTCCGCGTCGCCAACCGCACGGGGCTCGCGCCCGGAGACGATCCGCTCGCCGTGGAGCGCAATCTCGAGCGTCTCGTGCCGGAGAGCCACAAGCTCCACTGCCATCACTGGCTCATCCTCCACGGCCGATATGTCTGCACCGCGCGCAAGCCGCGCTGCGCCGAATGCCTCGTGCGCGACCTCTGCCGCTTCGACGCGAAGACCGCCCCCCACATCACACCCGAGCCCTGA
- the hisF gene encoding imidazole glycerol phosphate synthase subunit HisF has translation MSLKARVIPCLDVKDGRVVKGVNFVDLVDAGDPVEAAAAYDAAGADEPCFLDITASQERRGTLIDIVRRTAERCFMPLTVGGGVRAPEDVRTLLNAGADKVSINTAAVKDPVIVARAAEKFGSQCIVVAIDAKRVAGGGGQDGGGMAGRWEIFTHGGRTATGIDAVEFAREVVRLGAGEILLTSMDRDGTRAGFDLELTRTVAEAVAVPVIASGGVGTLEHLAEGVLVGKASAVLAASIFHFGQHSIAEAKRHMAARGIPVRLDGLAAYDGGRVGADTGVAHGA, from the coding sequence ATGAGCCTCAAGGCGCGGGTCATTCCCTGCCTCGACGTGAAGGACGGGCGGGTCGTCAAGGGCGTCAATTTCGTCGATCTGGTCGATGCCGGCGATCCGGTGGAGGCTGCGGCCGCCTATGATGCGGCTGGTGCGGACGAGCCTTGCTTCCTCGACATAACCGCGAGCCAAGAGCGGCGCGGAACTCTCATCGACATCGTGCGGCGGACGGCGGAGCGTTGCTTCATGCCGCTGACCGTCGGTGGCGGCGTTAGGGCGCCCGAGGACGTCCGTACCCTTCTCAATGCCGGCGCCGACAAGGTTTCGATCAACACGGCGGCCGTCAAGGACCCGGTGATCGTCGCGCGGGCGGCGGAAAAGTTCGGTTCGCAGTGCATCGTCGTCGCCATCGACGCCAAACGCGTCGCCGGGGGTGGCGGGCAGGACGGCGGCGGCATGGCTGGTCGCTGGGAGATCTTCACGCATGGCGGACGCACGGCGACGGGGATCGATGCCGTTGAATTCGCCCGCGAGGTCGTGCGGCTCGGAGCGGGGGAAATCCTGCTCACCTCCATGGATCGGGACGGCACGCGCGCGGGATTCGATCTGGAGCTGACCCGGACGGTGGCGGAGGCGGTCGCGGTGCCCGTGATCGCCAGCGGCGGTGTCGGAACGCTCGAGCATCTCGCCGAAGGAGTTCTCGTTGGCAAGGCGAGCGCGGTGCTCGCGGCCTCGATCTTCCATTTCGGTCAGCATTCGATTGCGGAGGCCAAGCGGCACATGGCGGCTCGTGGCATCCCGGTCCGTCTCGACGGCCTGGCGGCATACGACGGTGGCCGGGTTGGCGCTGACACGGGGGTGGCACATGGTGCTTGA
- a CDS encoding type I pantothenate kinase translates to MSRRRGSSRRPDKMPSRVALDFSPYSRFTRGEWARLRADTPMTLDEADVEMLAGLNVQLSMDEVIDIYLPISRLINLYVRASQDLHSVTSLFLGKTNGDAGNVRRNNHKMPFIVGLAGSVAVGKSTTARVLQALLSRWPDHPRVDLVTTDGFLLPNAELARLGLMERKGFPESFDGGRLINFVADVKAGRPNVLAPVYSHFDYDIIAGEHIIVDRPDILIVEGLNVLQPATLPRAGDAVPFVSDFFDFSIYIDADEALIGRWYIERFLRLRETAFRDPAAYFHRYAHLNDEEAYETAKGIWERINLKNLVENIRPTRMRADLILRKGEGHRVETVMLRKL, encoded by the coding sequence ATGAGCAGGCGCCGCGGTTCTTCCAGAAGGCCGGACAAGATGCCGTCCCGCGTTGCGCTCGATTTTTCACCCTACTCGCGCTTCACGCGCGGAGAGTGGGCGCGACTTCGGGCGGACACGCCCATGACGCTGGACGAGGCCGACGTCGAGATGCTGGCGGGTCTCAATGTCCAACTGTCGATGGACGAGGTGATCGATATCTACCTGCCGATCTCGCGCCTCATAAACCTTTACGTCCGCGCCTCTCAGGACCTGCATTCCGTGACCTCGCTGTTCCTCGGCAAGACGAACGGCGATGCCGGTAATGTCAGGCGGAACAACCACAAGATGCCCTTCATCGTCGGGCTCGCCGGCAGTGTCGCCGTCGGCAAGAGCACGACGGCGCGCGTGCTGCAGGCGCTGCTTTCGCGTTGGCCGGACCATCCGCGGGTCGATCTGGTCACGACCGACGGCTTCCTGCTGCCAAATGCGGAGCTGGCGAGGCTCGGGCTGATGGAGCGGAAAGGTTTTCCAGAGAGTTTCGACGGCGGGCGGCTGATCAACTTCGTCGCCGACGTCAAGGCGGGGCGACCCAACGTGCTGGCACCGGTCTATTCGCATTTCGACTACGACATCATCGCGGGCGAGCACATCATCGTCGATCGACCCGATATCCTCATCGTCGAGGGCCTCAACGTCCTGCAGCCGGCCACGCTTCCGCGTGCCGGCGACGCGGTGCCGTTCGTCTCCGATTTCTTCGACTTCTCGATCTACATCGACGCCGACGAGGCGCTGATCGGGCGCTGGTACATCGAGCGGTTCCTGCGGCTCCGGGAGACGGCGTTCCGCGATCCCGCCGCTTATTTCCATCGCTATGCCCACCTCAACGACGAGGAGGCCTACGAGACGGCCAAGGGCATCTGGGAGCGGATCAACCTCAAGAACCTGGTGGAGAACATCCGGCCGACGCGCATGCGAGCCGATCTCATCCTGCGCAAGGGCGAAGGGCACCGGGTGGAAACGGTGATGCTCCGCAAGCTCTGA
- a CDS encoding adenosine kinase has translation MPRARPLPLRREDRPPHHTRALSPRRAISPQQQRLARPPSSDPPPAFPEEQMSTPATYDAVGIGNAIVDVIARCEEEDLAALSLDKGRMKLIEEHEIAPIYGAMGPTVEVSGGSAANTLAGIASLGGKAAFIGKVANDDFGTVFRHDLTATGVHFATAAAPEPEARTARCLILVTPDGQRTMNTFLGISPHLSETEIDTAVIAASAFTYLEGYLFDREAAKRAFERAASIAQAHGRSVALSLSDVFCVDRHRDAFRRLVRDGVDLLFANQEELLALYQTSDLDKAIELVAGECRLAVVTRSAEGSVIVSGEGRISIPAGRVRKVVDTTGAGDLYAAGFIFGLGRGLPLETCGRLGSIAAAEVIGHVGARPEVPLDTLVRREGVEF, from the coding sequence ATGCCTCGTGCGCGACCTCTGCCGCTTCGACGCGAAGACCGCCCCCCACATCACACCCGAGCCCTGAGCCCCCGCCGAGCCATATCGCCCCAGCAGCAACGCCTCGCGCGACCGCCCAGTTCCGATCCACCACCCGCTTTCCCCGAGGAGCAAATGAGCACACCCGCCACCTACGATGCCGTCGGCATCGGTAACGCCATCGTCGACGTCATCGCCCGCTGCGAGGAAGAGGACCTCGCCGCCCTTTCGCTCGACAAGGGACGCATGAAGCTCATAGAGGAGCACGAGATCGCCCCAATTTACGGGGCGATGGGACCAACGGTCGAAGTCTCCGGCGGCTCCGCGGCGAACACGCTTGCTGGCATAGCCTCCCTCGGTGGCAAGGCGGCCTTCATCGGCAAGGTGGCGAACGACGACTTCGGCACGGTCTTCCGCCACGACCTGACGGCAACCGGCGTGCATTTTGCGACCGCCGCCGCTCCCGAACCCGAAGCACGAACCGCCCGCTGCCTCATCCTGGTCACGCCGGACGGCCAGCGCACCATGAATACGTTCCTCGGCATCAGCCCCCACCTCTCGGAGACCGAAATCGATACCGCGGTCATCGCCGCCTCGGCCTTCACCTACCTCGAGGGTTACCTCTTCGATCGTGAAGCCGCCAAACGCGCTTTCGAGCGCGCAGCGAGCATCGCCCAGGCGCACGGGCGATCCGTCGCGCTCTCCCTTTCCGACGTCTTCTGCGTCGACCGTCACCGAGACGCCTTTCGCCGCCTGGTCCGCGACGGTGTCGATCTCCTCTTTGCCAACCAGGAGGAACTCCTCGCCCTCTACCAAACCAGCGATCTCGACAAGGCGATCGAACTCGTGGCCGGGGAATGCCGTCTCGCCGTCGTAACGCGCAGTGCCGAGGGCTCGGTGATCGTCTCGGGCGAAGGTCGCATATCGATCCCCGCCGGTCGCGTGCGAAAAGTTGTCGACACAACGGGCGCGGGTGATTTATATGCTGCCGGCTTTATTTTCGGGCTCGGCCGCGGCCTCCCTCTGGAGACGTGTGGTAGGCTCGGTTCGATCGCCGCGGCGGAGGTCATCGGCCACGTCGGCGCCCGCCCCGAGGTTCCGCTCGACACCCTCGTCCGGCGGGAGGGAGTGGAGTTTTAG